A genomic region of Elaeis guineensis isolate ETL-2024a chromosome 9, EG11, whole genome shotgun sequence contains the following coding sequences:
- the LOC105051251 gene encoding uncharacterized protein isoform X1, with protein MPEGGYYSSKKTDDICEDICGEQNSRAALSMSRLRCALRGFDLKALLLLFVGIPILIFIIYVHGQKISYFLRPLWESPPKPFNTIPHYYHENVSMENLCKFHGWGVREMPRRVFDAVLFSNELDVLEIRWHELSPYVSEFVLLESNSTFTGLKKPLFFAKNRHRFKFAESRLTYGTVGGRFVKGENPFVEESYQRVALDQLIRIAGITDDDLLIMSDVDEIPSGHTINLLRWCDDIPEKLHLQLRNYLYSFEFFLDDKSWRASVHRYRAGKTRYAHFRQTDDLLADSGWHCSFCFRHISEFIFKMKAYSHVDRVRFSYYLNPSRIQDVICRGADLFDMLPEEYTFQEIIAKLGPIPSSYSAVHLPGHLLQNVDQYRYLLPGNCKRGSG; from the exons ATGCCGGAAGGAGGGTACTACAGCTCCAAGAAGACGGACGACATCTGCGAAGATATCTGCGGCGAG CAGAATTCAAGAGCAGCTTTGAGCATGTCAAGGCTCCGATGCGCTCTTCGAGGCTTCGATTTGAAGGCATTGTTGCTTCTGTTTGTGGGTATTCCgattctcatcttcatcatctaTGTACATGGCCAGAAGATCTCTTACTTTCTGAGGCCTCTTTGGGAATCTCCCCCTAAACCCTTCAATACCATTCCTCACTACTACCATGAGAATGTCTCTATGGAGAACCTTTGCAAGTTCCATGGATGGGGAGTTCGGGAAATGCCAAGGCGTGTCTTTGATGCGGTGCTGTTTAGCAATGAACTTGATGTCCTCGAAATTCGATGGCATGAGTTGAGTCCATATGTTTCAGAGTTTGTTCTCCTTGAGTCCAATTCTACATTCACTGGCTTGAAGAAACCCCTCTTTTTTGCAAAGAACCGGCACCGCTTCAAGTTTGCTGAGTCCAGGCTGACATATGGGACCGTTGGAGGGAGGTTTGTGAAGGGAGAGAACCCTTTCGTTGAGGAGTCTTACCAGCGAGTGGCATTGGATCAGCTTATCAGGATAGCGGGCATTACTGATGATGACCTATTGatcatgtctgatgttgatgaaaTCCCAAGCGGCCACACAATCAACCTTCTGAGGTGGTGTGATGATATTCCTGAGAAACTCCATCTCCAGCTTCGGAACTATCTATACTCATTTGAGTTCTTCCTTGATGACAAAAGCTGGAGAGCTTCGGTTCACAGATATCGAGCTGGGAAGACCAGATACGCTCATTTCCGCCAGACTGATGACCTCTTGGCTGATTCAGGGTGGCACTGTAGCTTCTGTTTCCGCCACATCAGCGAGTTTATATTCAAAATGAAAGCATACAGCCATGTGGATCGTGTGAGATTCTCATATTACCTAAATCCATCAAGGATTCAGGATGTGATATGCCGAGGAGCAGACCTATTCGATATGCTTCCGGAGGAGTACACATTCCAGGAAATCATCGCCAAGTTGGGACCGATACCAAGTTCATATTCTGCGGTCCATCTTCCGGGACACCTACTTCAGAATGTTGACCAGTACAGATATCTCCTTCCAGGAAACTGTAAGCGTGGGAGCGGCTAA
- the LOC105051251 gene encoding uncharacterized protein isoform X2: MPEGGYYSSKKTDDICEDICGENSRAALSMSRLRCALRGFDLKALLLLFVGIPILIFIIYVHGQKISYFLRPLWESPPKPFNTIPHYYHENVSMENLCKFHGWGVREMPRRVFDAVLFSNELDVLEIRWHELSPYVSEFVLLESNSTFTGLKKPLFFAKNRHRFKFAESRLTYGTVGGRFVKGENPFVEESYQRVALDQLIRIAGITDDDLLIMSDVDEIPSGHTINLLRWCDDIPEKLHLQLRNYLYSFEFFLDDKSWRASVHRYRAGKTRYAHFRQTDDLLADSGWHCSFCFRHISEFIFKMKAYSHVDRVRFSYYLNPSRIQDVICRGADLFDMLPEEYTFQEIIAKLGPIPSSYSAVHLPGHLLQNVDQYRYLLPGNCKRGSG; encoded by the exons ATGCCGGAAGGAGGGTACTACAGCTCCAAGAAGACGGACGACATCTGCGAAGATATCTGCGGCGAG AATTCAAGAGCAGCTTTGAGCATGTCAAGGCTCCGATGCGCTCTTCGAGGCTTCGATTTGAAGGCATTGTTGCTTCTGTTTGTGGGTATTCCgattctcatcttcatcatctaTGTACATGGCCAGAAGATCTCTTACTTTCTGAGGCCTCTTTGGGAATCTCCCCCTAAACCCTTCAATACCATTCCTCACTACTACCATGAGAATGTCTCTATGGAGAACCTTTGCAAGTTCCATGGATGGGGAGTTCGGGAAATGCCAAGGCGTGTCTTTGATGCGGTGCTGTTTAGCAATGAACTTGATGTCCTCGAAATTCGATGGCATGAGTTGAGTCCATATGTTTCAGAGTTTGTTCTCCTTGAGTCCAATTCTACATTCACTGGCTTGAAGAAACCCCTCTTTTTTGCAAAGAACCGGCACCGCTTCAAGTTTGCTGAGTCCAGGCTGACATATGGGACCGTTGGAGGGAGGTTTGTGAAGGGAGAGAACCCTTTCGTTGAGGAGTCTTACCAGCGAGTGGCATTGGATCAGCTTATCAGGATAGCGGGCATTACTGATGATGACCTATTGatcatgtctgatgttgatgaaaTCCCAAGCGGCCACACAATCAACCTTCTGAGGTGGTGTGATGATATTCCTGAGAAACTCCATCTCCAGCTTCGGAACTATCTATACTCATTTGAGTTCTTCCTTGATGACAAAAGCTGGAGAGCTTCGGTTCACAGATATCGAGCTGGGAAGACCAGATACGCTCATTTCCGCCAGACTGATGACCTCTTGGCTGATTCAGGGTGGCACTGTAGCTTCTGTTTCCGCCACATCAGCGAGTTTATATTCAAAATGAAAGCATACAGCCATGTGGATCGTGTGAGATTCTCATATTACCTAAATCCATCAAGGATTCAGGATGTGATATGCCGAGGAGCAGACCTATTCGATATGCTTCCGGAGGAGTACACATTCCAGGAAATCATCGCCAAGTTGGGACCGATACCAAGTTCATATTCTGCGGTCCATCTTCCGGGACACCTACTTCAGAATGTTGACCAGTACAGATATCTCCTTCCAGGAAACTGTAAGCGTGGGAGCGGCTAA